The Leucothrix mucor DSM 2157 DNA window GTAGCCTTTAGCAGTCTCCAACAGCTCCTGTAATGGCAGGCTGGCAGTCGCTTCAGTTGCACTTTGATCCGTGTCACCTTTAGCCGATGGTGCCGCGTTACCCGGAGGCCCACGACGCGCTGGGGCTTCTTCACCATAAGCCTGATACACCAGCTTATTAGCCCAAGAATAAGAAAATACAACCGCCGTGGTAACAATGAAAAACAACGGAATCATCATCCAAATACCCAGCACATTGTGCCAGTTATAATCGCGCGCTTTGGCGTTCGGTAAATTACGGCGGAATACCAGTTTGAGTTTCACCAAATTCCAGCGCCAAACTTTTGGCAGCCAGATATAAATACCGCTGATAATAATAAATAAGAACAGCATATTGGCTAAATCAACAATGCTTTTACCCGTTTGGCGTGCGTCGCCAGAGAGTGCCAGCCAGCGATGAAAGTCGGTCACAGTACTGAAGAAATTTCTCAAGCCAGTCGCGCCATCGCCTAGCACTTCACCGGTGTATGGATCAATTAGCAGTTGCTCATTACGGCCAATCTTAGCCACTACAGGTGACTTGGGTGTTTCTGAAAACACCAGTGAAACGCCTTGTTTGCCGCCTGTGGCTTGTTTTACCGACTCACTTAATTGATCCAGAGTTAAAGGGGCTTGATCAGGCGCTGGCTCCACAAAGTAACTGCGCTCTGCCATATCAATCATTTGGCGCTCATAAGTAAGCAGCACGCCGGTTGCAGACATGGTAAAAATAATGACTCCGGCAAGGACTCCGGCGATTAAGTGCGCCCAGAATATTATGCGTTTAAAGCTCATAGCAGATTCTCAATGACCAGGTGATAGTGTAAAGCGTGCATTATCCTCCATTCGCACTTCTTTATGTGCTTTCGGGTAAGGATATTTTCTCGGTCTGACGCTCAAATTTAATCCTGTAAACCACAACCCAAAAGGCAGCCAACGATGAGGAAATCGATGGCTGCACTGTCTGGTAAAATGTTGCTGTTTTTTTAAGATAAACGAAGGACCGTACCAACCCGTAATTGATTCGCTTTGTTACCCCATAACTTATTCAGTTTGATTAAGCTGTTCACCGGCACATGGGTGCGGGCTGAAATCTTTGACAAAGTGTCGCCTGCACGTACATGGTAAGTTTTTGCTATGACTTTCTTAGGTGGTGCTTTTTTCACAACGACCTGCTTAACCATTTTCTTTGGAGCCGCTTTTTTCACAACGACTTGCTTAACCACTTTCTGAACAACGACTTTTTTAACTACTTTATGATCTTTATCTGAGCCATGGTTATTAGCCATGGCATTTCCTGCTAAGCCCATTGCTAAAAGTGCGGTAACGATTGCTGTATTAAGTGTTTTCATAACGACTTCCTTTAACTGATTTAATAAAATTATTCATGTCTGATTTAAGCTAAATATCGCTGAGCAACCCCGCTCACTCGATGGAATAATTGTGCAATAGGTAAACGTTAATGTGTGTTATCGGGATGTAAAGAACCCGTAAAGTAGAAAAAATCAACAATCAGCGAATAAACAAGCACTTGAATTAAACGAACTAGCGTATCTTGACGGATCAATGAAATGTGATCACAATTGTGCTAATTCGTCTGATTCAAACTAATTGACGATTTCCCTCACCTAATATTTGAGTACTTATCCATGAAAATCGGCATTCTTGAAACCGGCTTGTTACCGAGCGAATTAAGCACGGACTACGGAAGCTATAGCCAAATGTTTGTAACGCTGTTGGACGGCGATGACGAGCAGCTGAGCTTTGTTAATTTTCGGGTGATTGAAGATCAGTTCCCAGAGTCTGTCGATGAGTGTGATGGCTATTTAATCACCGGCTCTAAGCATGCCGCTTATGAAGACTTACCTTGGATTCACCGCCTGAAAGCCTTTGTTCGTGAGATTCATACCGCAAAGTTGCCAATGTTAGGTATTTGCTTTGGACATCAGGTGATTGCCGAAGCACTTGGTGGTAAAGTGGAAAAGTTCAGCGGGGGCTGGGGCGTGGGACGCCACGAGTATCAATTGCAAGCACCGGTGGTGGGGCTTCCAAAAGATCAGAAAACATTGACCATTAATGCATTCCATCAGGATCAGATTACGCAATTACCAGAGGGCGCTTCTGTATTTGCCAGCTCTGAATTTTGTCCTTATGCGGGCTTGAGCTACGGCGACAAGATTCTGACCGTACAAGCGCATCCGGAATTCACCAATCAATTTGAAGCCGCGTTGACGGCTTCGGAACGTGCTTCGATGGTGCCTGATGCCTTACGCACTGCAGCATTAGACGATTTGGCTCGGCCAGATGCTGCGATTGACACACCACTACTGAGTCAGATGATGCGGGAGTTCCTGCTTCAGGCGCGTTAAATCTTACATTTTATCGCTCTGATTCAGCAGGCATCCGGCCTTGGGGTTATACGCTAACCCCAAAAAATGATAACGGGGACATCATGATCCGAGCAATAATTGTAAGTCTGTGCTGTGCGTTCGCACTGAATGCACCAGCACATGCTGATGCCTTATCCAGCTTTTCTCAACTTAAAAATGCAGGCCTGCTGGTCGTCGATACACAAGGGCGTGCGATACGGGCTGATAACAATCAACGATCGTTTATCCCTGCCTCGACCACCAAGCTGGTCACCGCTTGGTTGGCACTCAATCGCTGGGGTGAAAATCACCGCTTCCAAACCAATTTCTATTTTGATCAACAGACCAAGACCTTGTCGGTATTTGGCGGTGGTGATCCGTTCTTGGTTTCCGAAGAAATCGCTATTATTGCCAGCCAACTGCGCCAATTAGGTTTGGATCGCGTTGATACTTTGGTTTTAGATGGCTCGATGTTTACCGATGGGCTGATATTGCCGGGCACTAGCCGCACTAACAACCCATACGACGCGGTGCCTTCTGCACTAGCGGCTAATTTTAATACCGTTAACCTCAAAAAGGTGGGTGGCAAGGTACGCTCGGCTGAAGCACAGACGCCACTCACGCCATTTGCGAAAAGCTTGGCAAGAGGCTTTAAAAAGAAAACATTACGCGTTAACACTGGCCGTAAGCCACAACAAGCGGAGCGTTATTTCGGTGAGTTATTATTGGCGATGTTGAAAAAACAAGGCATTCCAGTGAGTAACCGAATTGTGCATGGTGCCATCGCGCCACAAGCACCATTTTACCAGCACTCTAATAGCCGTACCTTGGGCGATATGATCCGCCCGATGATGAAATACTCAACCAACTTTATCGCCAATCAATTAGTTCTGATTATGGCGGCTGAGCATTATCAGCGTCCTGCCAATGCCCGTGATGTGCAGCAATATATGCAAGATAATCTGCGTGCTGACTTTAACTGGCAGCAGTTCACTTTTCAGGAAGGCGCAGGCCTGTCCCGTAAGAATCGCGTGTCACCACAGCAGCTGGTTCAGTTGCTGGAGCGCTTTAAACCATGGCGTCATCTGCTACCTGAAGTTGAGCCGGGCGTGTTTGCAAAATCGGGCACCTTGAAGAAAGTTAGTACCCTTGCTGGCTATATCGTGGATAATGGCGAGTGGAAACCATTTGCATTAATGATGAATCAATCGGTACCCTACAAGCTGCGTAACCGCATCGCAACTGCGCTGAGGCGCACGCTGTAGGCCGGTTTAGGTACTACACTTTGAGAGGAGAACTGATTCAGCTGGCTTTGAGGTTAAACCGAGTATACTCGACCCTCAGCGCCACCTATTAGACCGATTGATATGTCATTGAGAACCCTACATGCTCGACTGTTGCTAACACTAGCCTTTGCATTTTGCTTAGTGTTACCGTTGAGTGCTGCTCCAGCTGACAATATATCGTTGCCGCTTAGCAAGGCTGAGCGGCTTTGGCTAAAGGAACATCCAGTCATCAGACTTGGAATCGACCGCGCCTTCCCACCCTTTGGCTCTATAAAAGATAATACCTATATCGGTTTTGCGGCCGATTATATGACGCTGATTGCAGAGCGCCTAGGTATTACGTTCGATATTCAAAAAGACGTCCCATGGGCTGAAACGCTTGAAATGGCGCAGCGCCAAGAGATCGATATGATCGCCGGTATGGTGCGTACTCAAGCGCGCGAAGCCTACCTGAATTTTACGCCCAGCTATGTTTCCACAGCCTCAATCATTATCAACGATGGTCATAAGAATGGCTACGTAGGCGACTTGAGTATGCTGCGTGGAAAAGTTGTGGCCTTGGAAAAAGGCTCATTTTCCTCCGATATGCTCACCCAGCACTATCCTGAGATTAAACTGATTGAAGTTCAGAACACGGCGCTGGCACTGAGCTTGGTCGACTCTGGAAGGGCAGATGCCTATGTCGGTAATGCAGCCACCGTTAGCTATCTAATTAAACGCATGGGTGGCTACCGTAATCTGTTTTATGGCGGTAGAACCGAATACTCCAGCGACCACAGCATTGGGATTACAAAAAACAATCCAATCCTGACGTCGATTATGATTAAGGCCTTGGATTCTATTGATCAACAAACCCGCAATAAAATCTCTGAGCGCTGGTTTGGCATGCGTGTGTCCCCTTCGGTGCCGATCAAAGTCATTATTACACTGGCTGCTATTTCAGGCTTATTACTGGCGATCGCCGCTTATTGGATTTTCACCTTGCGCCGCACCCGTAAAGCCTTGCGTAGAAGCGAGCAACAAATACGGATACAGGCCGATTACGATACCTTGACGCGATTGGTGAATCGCCGTCGTTTTTATGAGCTACTGACCGAATCGATTATTCAGGCAGATGAAGCCGGCACTACGTTTGGCTTGCTGTTTCTCGACCTTGATCAATTTAAAGAGGTGAATGATACCTTAGGCCATTACATCGGCGACTCTCTGCTACAGCGGGCTGCCAAGCGTATTCAAACCTGTGTGGATGCCGGTGATATTGTGGCGCGATTAGGTGGTGATGAATTCACGATTATTATTCATGATGTGAAGTCCAGAGATGACCTGAATGGTGTTGCTAATCGCGTTTGTGAAGCGATGAGTGCTGAGTTTTTGATTCAAAATCACAGCATTTATGTGTCTAGCAGTGTGGGCATTACACTCTATCCTGAAGATGCGAAGACGGCTGATGAGCTACTGATCAATGCCGATCAGGCAATGTACGACAGTAAAGCTGGTGGGCGTAACCGCTATAGTTTCTTTGATGAGTCGATGCGCCAAGCGCTGATTGTTAAAAATCAGATGCTGAAGGATTTGCGCTATGCCATCACTGATAATCAGTTTGAGTTATTTTATCAGCCGATTGTTGATCTGAAGTCTGGCAAAATTCATAAAGCAGAAGCCCTGATTCGCTGGAATCATCCTAGCCATGGACTAATTTCTCCGGCGGACTTTATTCCGTTAACCGAAGAAAGCGGACAGATTCTGGAAATGGGCGAATGGATTTTCAAAGAAGCGGCAACCAAAGCATCAAAATGGCGTCGGGAGTTTAGCCCAGACCTACAAATCAGTATTAATACCTCGCCACTACAATACCGCGACAATGGCATCAATGTGAGCTTGTGGGTGCAATACTTGCATCAACTTGGCACTGATGGTAGCGCGATTATTGTTGAGATTACCGAAGGCTTGCTCATGGATAGCAGTAAGCTGGTAAAAGATAAGCTGCTGGAGTTGCGTGATTTTGGCATTGAAGTGGCGATTGATGACTTTGGAACGGGCTATTCTTCGTTGTCGTATTTAAAGCGATTCCATATTGATTGCCTGAAGATCGATCAGTCGTTTGTGGCGAACCTAGCACAGGACTCAGAAGATTTAGCTTTGTGTGAGGCTATTATTATGATGTCGCATAAATTAGGCTGTAAGGTGATTGCTGAAGGCATTGAGACCAAGCCTCAGCGTGATTTATTGGAGCAAATTGGTTGTGATAGCGGTCAAGGTTATTACTTCTCCAAGCCTGTTCCAGCCGCTTTATTTGAGAAGCTGCTGATCGAAGATAGTGCGCTTGATGAGAGTGCGCCTAAACTGAGAGTCATTCCGGCTTCTTGAGCTTGGTGTATTCATTATACTTTGGCACTCTTGGCATTAGCCTTGAGTATAAGGAAGAACTCATATATCTGTATATTGCTGAGACAAATGGTCTACACAATCCGCATATATACATCCTGGATGGCTATACCTGTTTGCCTTCGAAAATATCTTTCAGAGTATCCAGAAATAGTGACTTGCCAAAGCGGCGTGGGCGCGACAGGAAGTAGTAGTCGCCATTTTCAATCCGCTGTAATGCTAAGCCAGTTTTGTCCATATAGGCATAATCTCCAGAGCGGATTTTTCAAATGTTTGAATGCCGATGGGAAGCTTTGCCATGGCTACAGCCTATGATTCGTTTTTTGTAAATTGTCATTGCAAGATACCCCTACTTTGTACTTAAAAACCAACAAACAAACCCTACCTTTGTGCTATTTTAATAGGTAATTAACCCAACCTTTAGGAAAGAATGTTCCAGAGACGAATCTTAACAGCACTAAAAGACTGGTCGGAGAACCCTAACCGCAAGCCGTTAATACTGCGTGGCGCACGGCAGGTTGGCAAAACAACGGCAGTCTCAATGCTGGCTGAACAATTCGACCAATACATCTACCTGAATCTTGAACTAAAGGCAGACCGAGACCTATTTGAGCAGGATTACACTGCACCGGAGCTTTTCGAAGCAATCTGCTTTCTAAACAATAAAGATCCACAAAAGCACCGAACACTGCTGTTTATTGATGAAATTCAAAGCTCTGCAGAAGCCGTCGCAGTTTTACGCTATTTCTATGAAGAGCTTCCTCATATCTACGTGGTTGCAGCAGGCTCGCTATTAGAAAGTTTGCTCGACCGGCATATCAGCTTCCCAGTAGGGCGTGTTGAATACCTTCGGATGCATCCTTTAACTTTTGAAGAGTTTCTTGGAGCAACAGGAGAGACTCAAGCAGTAGAAATGTTAAACCGCATCCCGCTGCCCTCGTTTGCGCATGACAAGCTGCTAAAACTCTTTCACCGCTACACTCTCATTGGTGGAATGCCGGAAATTGTTCAGCGTTATGCCGAGTCGAAGAACCTCGCACAGTTAAAAACCATCTATGAAAGCCTGATTACTGCCTATCTCGACGATGTAGAAAAGTATGCAGACAAGGACTCTAAAGCAGAAGTGATTCGGCACGTGATTCAAAGTGCTTTTACTGAGGCTGGCAGCCGCATCAAGATGGCAGGATTTGGTCAATCAAACTACGGCTCTAAAGAAATATCGGAGGCAATGGCTGTGCTGGAGAAAGCGCTATTACTGCGCCGTATTTATCCGACAACCTCAACCCAATTACCACTCACGCCAAACTTCAAAAAATCACCCAAATTGCAGCTATTAGATACCGGCTTGGTTAACTTCTTCTCTGGCATCCAAACAGAGGTCTTTGGAAGTGATGATTTAAACTCGCTGTATGGTGGTCGGATTATCGAACATCTGGTTGGGCAAGAGTTACTGGCAAGCCATGACTCGATGCAATTTACCCCGTATTTTTGGGTGCGTGAGAAGAACCACACCAGTGCTGAAGTGGACTTTGTACTGGCACATAGAAATAAGATCATCCCTGTTGAAGTTAAATCTGGTGCAACTGGACGTTTACGCTCCCTGCATTTATTTATGGATCAGGTGGAGCATCACTGGGCAGTGCGCTTGTATGCGGGAAAACTGAGTGTTGAGGATGTGGAGACATTGGAAGGAAAACCTTACAAACTGCTGAATCTACCTTATTTCATGGCTAGCAGGCTTGAGGAGTATTTGGATTGGTTTGTTCGATGACAACACCTTCAGCAGCACGGCTATCCAGCCTACGATAAATACTGTGCTATAAACACGCTTTAATCGTTTATTTGGGCCATTACATGCACGCGTTATTACAGCAATATTTTGGCTTTAATGAATTTAGACCTGGCCAAGAACAAGTTATCCAGACCTTAGTTGATGGTCAGAGCGCAGTGGCTATTTTCCCGACGGGGTCGGGGAAGTCACTTTGTTATCAGCTGCCGGCCTTACAACTCCCACATCTCACCTTAGTCGTATCTCCTTTATTGGCATTGATACAAGACCAGCTCGACTTTCTCCGGAGCAAAGGCATCGCTGCGGCGAGTATTCAGTCAATGCAAAGTCATACTGAAGCTGCACAGGTTTACAAACGTGTGACTGCGGGTGAGATTAAAATATTATTTATCTCTGTCGAGCGTTTAAACAATGAGCGGTTTAGAACTTTTTTAAAGACGATACCTATTTCATTATTAGTGGTGGATGAAGCGCACTGCATTAGTGAGTGGGGGCATAATTTTCGCCCAGACTATCTGAAACTCGCCAGTTATCGTGAAGAGTTTGCGATTAAGCAAGTCCTATTATTGACCGCGACGGCGACGCAAAAAGTCATCGAAGATATGGCTGCAAAGTTCCGTATTGACCTCAATAATATTACCCTAACCGGTTCTTATCGCAGTAATTTAAACTTGTCGGTAGTCGGGGTAAATGAAGCGGATAAGCTATCAACATTAGTGCCTTGGTTAACTGCTCGTCAGCAGGAAGCCGGAATTATCTATGTGACCTTACAGCACACCGCAGAACAAGTTGCTGGCGCATTAACTCAGCGGGGCATCGCTGCGACTGCCTACCATGCCGGTTTAGGCAACGAATTACGGCAAGACATTCAACAGCAATTCATGAGTGGACAGCTGCCTTTAATTGTAGCGACGATCGCCTTTGGCATGGGAATTGATAAAAGTGATATTCGTTTTGTCGTGCATTACGACCTCCCTAAGTCAATTGAAAACTATGCACAGGAAATTGGTCGTGCAGGTCGGGATGGTGAAGCATCTGACTGCCTTGTGCTTGCGAATCACAACAACCTGAATGTGTTAGAAAATTTTGTTTATGCCGATACACCCGAAGGCTCCGCCATTGACTTTATTATTAACGAAATAAACCAGTCAGAAGGCGATTGGGAGGTTGTTATGAACAGCCTGTCGAGCCAATCCAATATTCGTTTGTTAGCGTTGAAAACCTTACTCGTTTACTTAGAGCTAGAACACGTGATTCGACCCGCTTATAGCTATTACGCGGAGTATAAATACAAGTTTTTAGTGCCAGAAGCAGAAGTGCTAGCCCGCTTTCAGGGTGAGCGAGCGCAGTTTGTACAAACGATATTTGCCACGTCTGACAAAGCACGGACATGGTCTTCCTTAAACTTTGAGAAAATGCAGCAGACCTATCAGTGTGAAAGAGGACGAGTGCTAACGGCAGTTGATTATTTAGATCAGCAAGGTTTGATTGAGCTACAAACAAAGCAAATGACTCAGGTCTATAAAGTCGATAAAACACAGATAAGCGCTCAACTGCGTGATGAATTAGCTCAGCGATTTGTACAAAAAGAAGAGAGTGAAATCAAGCGCATTCATCATTTGTTGGGCTTCTTTGGGAGTACGCAGTGTTTGAATTTACAGTTAGCGCAGTATTTTTCAGACACTAATTTACAAGGCTCCTGCGGGCATTGTTCTGTGTGTTCGGGGCATCCCGCACAGATGCCTGTAGTGGCAAGTTTAAAAACTTTGTCACACTACAATGCGGATGAGTTAAGTACTGAAATATCTGGAAAACTAGGCGTTAATGACAGTGCGCTTTTAAGGGCTCGATTTTTCTGTGGACTGACGACACCTATTTTTACACGCTTGAAAGTGCGTCAGGTATCTGGCTTTGCTTTGTTAGAGAAGTATCGATTTTCGGATGTATTGGCTTGGTTGGAGCGTTAAATTGGGATAACGAAAAACAGCTTGTCTTCTCTGCCTCAAATCGCTCTAAAGAGGTGATTTCCATAGCATCATCCAATACGGTTTATCACCTTACATACTGACGCGGGTAAGAAATAATGCTAGTTATCAGACCCGCCCGAACTACTAAGAAATCCTTAGTAGTCGGTGTATTTTATAGTGATTGATACTCTCTGAGCTCCTGATCAGCAATTCAAATTCGCCATCAAAAATCTGTATCGAATACACTTTCAATATCCCGTGCAGCATGTAGTACTCGTATAATTTCGATCCACTCGCTCTGCACTCTGTAGAAAATAAGATAGTGCTGATAAGGAAACACACGCAGGCCTTCGATCAAATCATCTCGTTGCCTACCTACTGCCGGATGTGACCCAATCATATCGTGGCAGATCACTTCAATCTTGCCAATAAACTGCAATGCTGCTTCTACATTATTCTGAGCAATATAACGGCCGATTTCAATTAAATCTGATTCTGCCTTCTCCGCAAAACGAACCTTCATGAAGTAATAGATTTTTTAAGTTTTTCCCAGAACTCTGGGGTCGCCTCTTTATGCTGACCATTATCCAGCTCATCTATACCTTTCTGTAGCTCAGCGAGGAGATCCAGCTTCTTCTGCTCCATCAACTCAGCACGTTTACGTAGTCGTAAATGCTCGCCACCGAGTAGTTCGTAATCTTCGATGGAAATTACAATAGCCACGTCTTTGTGGTTACGAGTGACTTTTACTGGCTCACCTTGCTGAACAGTATCCAATAAGTTGCCAAAAGTGTTGCTTGCTTGTCGGGAGCCAATGGTTTGCATAGCTATATCTCTCTGAAGTTACATAGGCCTACTGTAGCTCATGTAGCTACAAATTCAAAGTTCAGGAAATTTAGCTGACTCAAAAATTCCATAAAAAAAGCCCCCAAAAATCGGAGGCCAAACATTTACAAGGTATAACTATTTAACTAAGCCGCTTCAGTTTTCACTTTTTTTTTGATATCGACCAAGTTAGAAGCCTCTGCCTCTACCGGCTCAATCGCCTCAGCAACTTCTTCAACAGCCGCCTCCTCCACTTTCTTACCATGTCTTTCATACAAGAAGCTCAACACCGCTTTACGACAGCGAATATATTCCGGTGACTCCGACATCGCGACCCGATCACGAGGTCGTGGCAGATTAATATCCAAGATCTCACCCACGGTCGCCGCAGGGCCATTAGTCATCATCACGATACGATCAGACAGCAATACCGCCTCATCCACATCATGCGTGATCATAATCACGGTATTACCCAAGTCCTTCTGAATCTCCATGAGCGAGTCCTGAAGGTGCGCACGGGTTAATGCATCCAGTGCGCCAAATGGCTCATCCAGTAGCAGAACCTGAGGCTCCATTGCCAAAGCACGCGCAATACCGACCCGCTGCTTCATACCGCCGGAAATCTCATCCGGCCGCTTATCCATGGCGTGATCCATGTGCACAAGGCTCAGATTGTATCCAATCCATTCCTTCATTTCGGCTTTGCTTTTCTTACCTTTGAATACGCGTTTTACGGCTAGCTCTACATTTTCATAAGCCGACATCCATGGCAGCAAGGAATGGTTTTGGAACACCACTGCCCGCTCCGGGCCCGGCTCATTCACTTCTTTACCATCCAGAATAATGCCGCCTTCAGTGGCTTGGTATAAGCCTGCGACGATATTCAACACGGTGGATTTACCGCAACCGGAGTGTCCGATAATGGAAACGAATTCCCCTTTGGCGATTTTCAGATTGACCTTATCCAGCGCACGGTACGGGCCGTTTGGCGTCGGAAAATCAATCGAGGCTTGGGATATTACTAAATGTTCTTTCTGACTCATTGTCTTCTCTCCGCTTAACGCAAGGCTTGGCTTTTATCCCAGGAAACGTACTTCTGAACCATCAACATACCGCGGTCCAATAAGTAACCCAGAATACCGATGACGATGACCGCCACCATAATACGACCTAGTGAATTGGAGCTGCCGTTTTGGAACTCATCCCAAACGAATTTTCCAAGGCCGGGGTTTTGTGCCAGCATTTCTGCGGCAATCAATACCATCCACGCAATACCAAATGATAGGCGTAAGCCGGTAAAAATCATTGGAATGGCGGATGGCAGTACAATTTTA harbors:
- a CDS encoding type II toxin-antitoxin system Phd/YefM family antitoxin, coding for MQTIGSRQASNTFGNLLDTVQQGEPVKVTRNHKDVAIVISIEDYELLGGEHLRLRKRAELMEQKKLDLLAELQKGIDELDNGQHKEATPEFWEKLKKSITS
- a CDS encoding RecQ family ATP-dependent DNA helicase, yielding MHALLQQYFGFNEFRPGQEQVIQTLVDGQSAVAIFPTGSGKSLCYQLPALQLPHLTLVVSPLLALIQDQLDFLRSKGIAAASIQSMQSHTEAAQVYKRVTAGEIKILFISVERLNNERFRTFLKTIPISLLVVDEAHCISEWGHNFRPDYLKLASYREEFAIKQVLLLTATATQKVIEDMAAKFRIDLNNITLTGSYRSNLNLSVVGVNEADKLSTLVPWLTARQQEAGIIYVTLQHTAEQVAGALTQRGIAATAYHAGLGNELRQDIQQQFMSGQLPLIVATIAFGMGIDKSDIRFVVHYDLPKSIENYAQEIGRAGRDGEASDCLVLANHNNLNVLENFVYADTPEGSAIDFIINEINQSEGDWEVVMNSLSSQSNIRLLALKTLLVYLELEHVIRPAYSYYAEYKYKFLVPEAEVLARFQGERAQFVQTIFATSDKARTWSSLNFEKMQQTYQCERGRVLTAVDYLDQQGLIELQTKQMTQVYKVDKTQISAQLRDELAQRFVQKEESEIKRIHHLLGFFGSTQCLNLQLAQYFSDTNLQGSCGHCSVCSGHPAQMPVVASLKTLSHYNADELSTEISGKLGVNDSALLRARFFCGLTTPIFTRLKVRQVSGFALLEKYRFSDVLAWLER
- a CDS encoding EAL domain-containing protein: MSLRTLHARLLLTLAFAFCLVLPLSAAPADNISLPLSKAERLWLKEHPVIRLGIDRAFPPFGSIKDNTYIGFAADYMTLIAERLGITFDIQKDVPWAETLEMAQRQEIDMIAGMVRTQAREAYLNFTPSYVSTASIIINDGHKNGYVGDLSMLRGKVVALEKGSFSSDMLTQHYPEIKLIEVQNTALALSLVDSGRADAYVGNAATVSYLIKRMGGYRNLFYGGRTEYSSDHSIGITKNNPILTSIMIKALDSIDQQTRNKISERWFGMRVSPSVPIKVIITLAAISGLLLAIAAYWIFTLRRTRKALRRSEQQIRIQADYDTLTRLVNRRRFYELLTESIIQADEAGTTFGLLFLDLDQFKEVNDTLGHYIGDSLLQRAAKRIQTCVDAGDIVARLGGDEFTIIIHDVKSRDDLNGVANRVCEAMSAEFLIQNHSIYVSSSVGITLYPEDAKTADELLINADQAMYDSKAGGRNRYSFFDESMRQALIVKNQMLKDLRYAITDNQFELFYQPIVDLKSGKIHKAEALIRWNHPSHGLISPADFIPLTEESGQILEMGEWIFKEAATKASKWRREFSPDLQISINTSPLQYRDNGINVSLWVQYLHQLGTDGSAIIVEITEGLLMDSSKLVKDKLLELRDFGIEVAIDDFGTGYSSLSYLKRFHIDCLKIDQSFVANLAQDSEDLALCEAIIMMSHKLGCKVIAEGIETKPQRDLLEQIGCDSGQGYYFSKPVPAALFEKLLIEDSALDESAPKLRVIPAS
- a CDS encoding LysM peptidoglycan-binding domain-containing protein; translation: MKTLNTAIVTALLAMGLAGNAMANNHGSDKDHKVVKKVVVQKVVKQVVVKKAAPKKMVKQVVVKKAPPKKVIAKTYHVRAGDTLSKISARTHVPVNSLIKLNKLWGNKANQLRVGTVLRLS
- a CDS encoding glutamine amidotransferase-related protein, whose protein sequence is MKIGILETGLLPSELSTDYGSYSQMFVTLLDGDDEQLSFVNFRVIEDQFPESVDECDGYLITGSKHAAYEDLPWIHRLKAFVREIHTAKLPMLGICFGHQVIAEALGGKVEKFSGGWGVGRHEYQLQAPVVGLPKDQKTLTINAFHQDQITQLPEGASVFASSEFCPYAGLSYGDKILTVQAHPEFTNQFEAALTASERASMVPDALRTAALDDLARPDAAIDTPLLSQMMREFLLQAR
- a CDS encoding type II toxin-antitoxin system RelE/ParE family toxin; this translates as MKVRFAEKAESDLIEIGRYIAQNNVEAALQFIGKIEVICHDMIGSHPAVGRQRDDLIEGLRVFPYQHYLIFYRVQSEWIEIIRVLHAARDIESVFDTDF
- a CDS encoding D-alanyl-D-alanine carboxypeptidase/D-alanyl-D-alanine-endopeptidase, with protein sequence MIRAIIVSLCCAFALNAPAHADALSSFSQLKNAGLLVVDTQGRAIRADNNQRSFIPASTTKLVTAWLALNRWGENHRFQTNFYFDQQTKTLSVFGGGDPFLVSEEIAIIASQLRQLGLDRVDTLVLDGSMFTDGLILPGTSRTNNPYDAVPSALAANFNTVNLKKVGGKVRSAEAQTPLTPFAKSLARGFKKKTLRVNTGRKPQQAERYFGELLLAMLKKQGIPVSNRIVHGAIAPQAPFYQHSNSRTLGDMIRPMMKYSTNFIANQLVLIMAAEHYQRPANARDVQQYMQDNLRADFNWQQFTFQEGAGLSRKNRVSPQQLVQLLERFKPWRHLLPEVEPGVFAKSGTLKKVSTLAGYIVDNGEWKPFALMMNQSVPYKLRNRIATALRRTL
- a CDS encoding ATP-binding protein is translated as MFQRRILTALKDWSENPNRKPLILRGARQVGKTTAVSMLAEQFDQYIYLNLELKADRDLFEQDYTAPELFEAICFLNNKDPQKHRTLLFIDEIQSSAEAVAVLRYFYEELPHIYVVAAGSLLESLLDRHISFPVGRVEYLRMHPLTFEEFLGATGETQAVEMLNRIPLPSFAHDKLLKLFHRYTLIGGMPEIVQRYAESKNLAQLKTIYESLITAYLDDVEKYADKDSKAEVIRHVIQSAFTEAGSRIKMAGFGQSNYGSKEISEAMAVLEKALLLRRIYPTTSTQLPLTPNFKKSPKLQLLDTGLVNFFSGIQTEVFGSDDLNSLYGGRIIEHLVGQELLASHDSMQFTPYFWVREKNHTSAEVDFVLAHRNKIIPVEVKSGATGRLRSLHLFMDQVEHHWAVRLYAGKLSVEDVETLEGKPYKLLNLPYFMASRLEEYLDWFVR
- a CDS encoding PepSY-associated TM helix domain-containing protein, whose amino-acid sequence is MSFKRIIFWAHLIAGVLAGVIIFTMSATGVLLTYERQMIDMAERSYFVEPAPDQAPLTLDQLSESVKQATGGKQGVSLVFSETPKSPVVAKIGRNEQLLIDPYTGEVLGDGATGLRNFFSTVTDFHRWLALSGDARQTGKSIVDLANMLFLFIIISGIYIWLPKVWRWNLVKLKLVFRRNLPNAKARDYNWHNVLGIWMMIPLFFIVTTAVVFSYSWANKLVYQAYGEEAPARRGPPGNAAPSAKGDTDQSATEATASLPLQELLETAKGYSIDWETVSLTLPKPGDQTVAVTVDTGTGGEPTKQTQLQLSTTSGEIVQVAPFSSRTPGQQARVYIRFLHTGESLGIIGQTIAGLASLAACFMVYTGLALAYRRLIQPIVIRRRKAKLA